One segment of Asaia bogorensis NBRC 16594 DNA contains the following:
- the fbaA gene encoding class II fructose-bisphosphate aldolase: MTPTNPNASRPSRALPPGVVTGDDYLTLIEACKQGGYALPAVNVVGTDSVNAVLEAAAKNNSDVIVQCSNGGARFYAGEGLADQHRARVLGAASMARHVHLLAKEYGICVILHTDHADRKLIPWVEGLLDLSEAEVAAGRPPLFSSHMIDLSAEPLEDNLAECARLLPRMAKLGISLEIELGVTGGEEDGVGHDLEDHEDNAHLYTQPEDVLTAWNRLSPLGHVTVAASFGNVHGVYKPGNVQLRPEILLHSQEHVAEKTGLGPKPLALVFHGGSGSEKDKITAAVSYGVFKMNIDTDVQFAFANGIGQYVLDHSKAFLHQIDPETDAPYKKFYDPRKWLRVGEKSIVDRLEEAFADLGSKGRSIATRD, translated from the coding sequence ATGACCCCTACAAACCCGAATGCGTCGCGCCCCAGCCGAGCCCTGCCCCCGGGAGTTGTCACAGGTGATGACTATCTCACCCTGATCGAGGCCTGCAAGCAGGGCGGATATGCTCTTCCTGCCGTCAATGTTGTAGGCACCGACAGTGTCAATGCCGTGCTCGAGGCCGCAGCGAAAAACAATTCCGATGTTATCGTTCAGTGCTCCAATGGCGGTGCACGTTTCTACGCCGGCGAGGGTCTGGCTGATCAGCACAGGGCCCGCGTGCTGGGCGCTGCCTCGATGGCCCGCCACGTCCATCTTCTGGCCAAGGAATACGGCATCTGCGTGATCCTTCACACAGACCACGCCGATCGCAAGCTCATCCCCTGGGTGGAAGGTCTGCTCGATCTGAGTGAGGCTGAGGTTGCCGCCGGACGCCCGCCTCTTTTCTCCTCGCATATGATCGACCTCTCCGCCGAGCCGCTTGAGGACAACCTGGCCGAATGTGCGCGCCTTCTGCCCCGCATGGCCAAGCTCGGGATCAGCCTGGAAATCGAACTGGGTGTCACGGGTGGTGAAGAAGACGGTGTGGGCCATGATCTCGAAGATCATGAGGACAATGCCCATCTCTATACGCAGCCCGAGGACGTCCTGACCGCCTGGAACCGTCTCTCGCCGCTCGGTCACGTCACGGTGGCGGCGTCCTTCGGCAATGTGCATGGTGTCTACAAGCCCGGCAACGTGCAGCTTCGGCCCGAGATCCTGCTCCATTCACAGGAGCACGTCGCTGAAAAAACCGGCCTTGGCCCCAAGCCGCTCGCCCTCGTCTTTCATGGCGGATCGGGTTCGGAAAAGGACAAGATCACCGCTGCCGTGTCCTATGGTGTGTTCAAGATGAACATCGACACCGATGTGCAGTTTGCGTTTGCCAATGGCATTGGCCAATATGTGCTCGATCACTCCAAGGCCTTCCTGCACCAGATCGACCCCGAGACCGACGCCCCCTACAAGAAGTTCTATGACCCGCGCAAATGGCTGCGCGTTGGTGAAAAGAGCATCGTCGACCGTCTGGAGGAGGCATTTGCCGATCTCGGGTCGAAAGGCAGATCCATCGCTACCAGGGACTGA
- the speD gene encoding adenosylmethionine decarboxylase, translating into MNALAQLGMVSGLPRDNQTVTSNTSHEEVCKDYFIERDGERFAGHHLLIDFWDATNLDDPAAIDATLCEAAVTAGATILHSHFHHFTPNGGVSGVIVLAESHISIHTWPERNFAAVDVFMCGACDPNLTIPVMQRLFQAGRVVSDEVRRGREKISPAG; encoded by the coding sequence ATGAACGCACTTGCTCAACTGGGGATGGTATCGGGACTCCCGAGAGATAACCAGACTGTCACATCGAACACATCTCATGAAGAGGTGTGCAAGGATTACTTCATTGAGCGTGATGGTGAACGCTTCGCCGGTCATCACCTGCTGATCGATTTCTGGGACGCCACGAATCTGGACGATCCCGCAGCGATCGACGCCACGCTTTGCGAGGCAGCGGTTACCGCAGGGGCAACAATCCTGCACAGCCACTTCCATCACTTCACGCCCAATGGCGGCGTGTCGGGCGTGATCGTGCTGGCCGAAAGCCACATCTCGATCCACACATGGCCCGAGCGTAATTTTGCCGCCGTTGACGTGTTCATGTGCGGCGCCTGCGACCCGAATCTGACGATTCCGGTCATGCAGCGTCTTTTCCAGGCCGGTCGCGTCGTCTCTGACGAAGTGCGTCGTGGTCGTGAAAAGATCTCGCCTGCAGGCTGA
- the speE gene encoding polyamine aminopropyltransferase: MSESWINETLYPDWGQRFRVTRELARVKSDFQDIVVFESDFHGRVLVLDGVIQITERDEFVYQEMLTHVPLLTHPDAKRVLIIGAGDGGVLRRVLQHKTVEKAVMVEIDGAVIELSKQHLPNIAGDAWNDPRADVIVGDGIDYVAKAADGSFDVIIVDSTDPIGVGEVLFTDAFYKDCARILSAQGLIVNQCGVPFMQADELRETSLRRANFFPHVSAYVAAVPTYVGGFMTLGVAAKGVNPTKQTVEDVRTRAEAAGILGTTRYWTPEIHVGSFNLPPYIAENLPKQEG; this comes from the coding sequence ATGTCTGAATCCTGGATCAACGAAACCCTCTACCCCGACTGGGGCCAGCGTTTTCGCGTCACGCGCGAGCTCGCACGCGTCAAGAGCGACTTTCAGGACATCGTCGTCTTTGAAAGCGACTTCCACGGCCGCGTGCTCGTTCTCGATGGCGTCATCCAGATCACCGAGCGCGATGAATTCGTCTATCAAGAAATGCTCACGCATGTCCCGCTTCTGACCCACCCCGATGCCAAGCGCGTGCTGATCATCGGCGCAGGCGATGGTGGCGTGCTCCGTCGCGTGCTTCAGCACAAGACCGTTGAAAAGGCCGTCATGGTCGAGATCGACGGGGCGGTTATCGAGCTTTCCAAGCAGCATCTCCCCAATATCGCTGGTGACGCCTGGAATGACCCGCGCGCCGATGTCATCGTCGGCGATGGTATCGACTATGTCGCCAAGGCAGCGGACGGCTCGTTCGATGTCATCATCGTCGACTCGACCGATCCGATCGGCGTGGGCGAAGTGCTCTTCACCGATGCCTTCTACAAGGATTGCGCCCGCATCCTCTCCGCTCAGGGTCTGATCGTGAACCAGTGCGGCGTGCCATTCATGCAGGCGGATGAACTGCGTGAAACCAGCCTGCGCCGCGCCAATTTCTTCCCGCATGTCTCGGCCTATGTTGCCGCCGTGCCGACTTATGTCGGTGGCTTCATGACGCTCGGCGTTGCCGCCAAGGGCGTGAACCCGACAAAGCAGACCGTCGAGGACGTGCGTACTCGCGCAGAGGCCGCAGGTATCCTGGGCACGACACGTTACTGGACTCCGGAAATCCATGTCGGCAGCTTCAATCTGCCGCCCTATATTGCCGAGAACCTGCCCAAGCAGGAAGGCTGA
- a CDS encoding SDR family oxidoreductase has translation MSDAYPSCRGKTAIVTGATGGLGLATALGLARAGAEVIVTGRNAEKGRAALATIQAVLPDAILRFEGLDLASLASIARFVERMADQPVHVLINNAGVMAPAQRRATQDGFELQFGTNHLGHFALTGRLLPSLIAGQAHIVTVASLAAWRGDIPLDDLNAAGRYRRFDRYSQSKLANLMFSLELNRRAHEAGAPLHVRTAHPGWSTSSIISNSAALSAAQTPISRLLAYGQDRAGNALFRLLGQDVTAGAEPILHAALSPKARDGGYYGPLGRGERRGPPGPAVIPPRATGLPLASKLWQASENMTGVRYDWEVVR, from the coding sequence ATGAGTGACGCTTATCCTTCCTGCCGGGGTAAAACGGCAATTGTCACAGGTGCAACAGGCGGACTTGGCCTTGCGACGGCGCTTGGCCTGGCCCGCGCCGGTGCCGAAGTGATCGTGACAGGGCGCAATGCCGAAAAGGGACGCGCGGCGCTGGCGACGATCCAGGCAGTTCTCCCTGATGCCATCCTGCGGTTTGAGGGGCTCGACCTTGCCTCGTTGGCATCCATTGCACGCTTTGTCGAGCGTATGGCCGACCAGCCTGTGCATGTGCTCATCAACAATGCCGGTGTCATGGCACCTGCGCAACGACGCGCTACACAGGACGGATTCGAACTCCAGTTCGGCACCAACCATCTTGGGCACTTTGCGCTGACCGGCCGGCTTCTGCCTTCGCTCATTGCCGGTCAGGCCCATATTGTCACGGTGGCGTCTCTCGCTGCATGGCGGGGCGATATTCCACTCGATGATCTGAACGCCGCTGGGCGTTATCGCCGCTTCGACCGGTACAGCCAGAGCAAGCTGGCCAATCTGATGTTCAGCCTTGAGCTCAACCGGCGTGCTCACGAGGCGGGGGCGCCTTTGCATGTTCGCACCGCTCATCCTGGCTGGTCCACCAGCTCCATCATTTCCAACAGCGCCGCGCTGAGCGCGGCGCAGACGCCCATTTCACGCCTGCTGGCTTATGGGCAGGATCGTGCCGGCAACGCCCTGTTCCGCCTGCTGGGGCAGGATGTCACTGCGGGCGCCGAGCCCATTCTCCATGCGGCCCTGTCTCCCAAGGCGCGTGATGGGGGCTATTACGGGCCGCTCGGTCGTGGGGAACGACGCGGGCCACCGGGGCCTGCCGTTATCCCGCCCAGAGCCACGGGGCTTCCCCTTGCGTCCAAGCTCTGGCAGGCTTCCGAGAATATGACCGGAGTCCGGTATGACTGGGAGGTTGTCCGATGA
- a CDS encoding DedA family protein has product MLESMGLPLPAESLIIGAALYAATTHHLEIRWVAVAAVTGAIMGDNFGYLIGRSIGFKLLQKHGGKVGLTHERLLLGRYLFKRHGGTVVFVGRFVAILRVFVALLAGANHMPWRSFLWHNALGGVVWAGGYAIATYFLGKEILSLSGPLAIGIGSLVVIFLGVCLYFLKKNEKRLTDEALKEAKAEERSGKARA; this is encoded by the coding sequence ATGCTCGAGAGCATGGGCCTGCCTCTACCTGCCGAGAGCCTGATTATCGGGGCGGCCCTCTATGCCGCGACCACGCATCATCTTGAAATCCGATGGGTTGCTGTTGCTGCCGTGACGGGTGCCATCATGGGTGATAATTTCGGCTATCTGATCGGACGTTCGATCGGGTTCAAGCTTCTGCAAAAGCATGGTGGCAAGGTTGGCCTGACCCACGAGCGGCTGCTGCTGGGTCGCTACCTGTTCAAGCGTCATGGCGGAACCGTTGTTTTTGTCGGGCGCTTTGTCGCGATTCTGCGCGTATTCGTGGCCCTGCTTGCCGGGGCGAACCATATGCCCTGGCGCTCCTTTCTCTGGCACAATGCGCTTGGTGGCGTGGTGTGGGCCGGTGGGTACGCCATCGCGACCTATTTCCTCGGCAAGGAAATCCTCAGTCTATCCGGGCCTCTGGCCATCGGTATCGGCTCACTCGTCGTGATCTTTCTTGGCGTCTGTCTCTATTTCCTCAAGAAGAACGAAAAGCGTCTGACCGATGAGGCCTTGAAGGAAGCCAAGGCCGAAGAACGCTCAGGAAAGGCCAGGGCATGA